A region of the Cyanobium usitatum str. Tous genome:
GCCATAACCACCCCGGCGCGGACCACCACCGCCAGCTCCGCCGCCGCCGCCGCTGGTGCGGGGCTCGGCTTTGTTGATGCGCAGGGGACGACCCATCAGCTCAGCACCCTGCAATGCCTCAACGGCCTTTGCCTCTGCTGCTTCATCGCCCATCTCAACAAAGGCGAAACCGCGCTTGCGCCCGGTATCCCGTTCGAGGGGTAGGGAACAGCTAGACACCTCACCGAAGGGTGCAAACAATTCCGCCACGTCTTCCTGCTCAGCGCGGAAGGGAAGGTTGCCGACAAAAATACTCACGAACTGAAGATCGGCCGCGGGACCGATGCATGTGGGCCAGTGGGCCACTAACCGATCCACCCTAAGACGACTAACGAAAGCTGGCTGCTCTCAGCAGGCAAGTCGCATCCGATTTCGCTGCAACTGCTGCTCAACCTGGTCAAAGCCCGTGCCCCCCTCGCTGCGCCTGGCCGCCACCACCTGCTGGGGAGTGATGGCCTCATAAATATCGGCTTCAAAGGCAGGGTGCAGCTGCTGCCAGCGCCCCAGGGGCAGATCGCGCAGCAGGATTCCCTCTGCCAGGCAGCCCTTCACCAGGCCGCCCACCAACTGGTAGGCCTCGCGGAAGGGCACCCCCTTAGCCACCAGGTAGTCGGCCACATCGGTGGCGTTGGAGAAATCCGCAGCCACTGCCGCCTCCAGGCGCTGGGGCCGAAACTCGAGCCCCTCTTCAAACAGGATCGCCATCGCCTCGAGGCAATCGAGGCAGGTGCGCACCCCGTCAAACAGGGCCTCCTTGTCTTCCTGGAAGTCCTTGTTGTAAGCGAGGGGCAGGCCCTTGATCATGGTTAGCAAGCCCATCAGGTGGCCAAACACCCGGCCGCTCTTGCCCCGCACCAGCTCGGGCACATCGGGGTTCTTTTTCTGGGGCATCAGGCTGCTGCCCGTCGCACAGCGGTCGGTGAGACCGATAAAGCCAAACTCTTCGCTGGCCCAGAGGATCACCTCCTCGCTGAGCCGGCTCAGGTGCACCAGCACCAAGCTGGCGGCAGCCATGAACTCGACCGCAAAGTCCCGGTCACTGACCGCATCGAGACTGTTGGCGTAGATGGTGTCAAAGCCCAACTCGGCCGCGGTCTGGCGCCGATCGATGGGCACCGGCGTGCCCGCCAGGGCCGCGGCCCCCAGGGGACAGATATTCACCCGCCCACGCACGTCGGCCAAACGGGCCCGATCCCGCTCAGCCATCTCGATGTACGCCAGTAGGTGGTGGGCCAGACACACCGGCTGGGCCCGCTGCAGATGGGTGTAGCCGGGGATTAAGACCGTGCTGTGCAGCTCAGCCTGAGCCAGCAGGGCCCGCTCGAAGCGCAGCAAGCCCCCGTCAATGGCATCAATTTGGCCGCGTAGCCACAGACGCAGGTCGGTGCCCACCTGGTCGTTGCGACTGCGGCCGGTGTGCAATTTCTTGCCCAGGGGGCCGAGCAACTCAATCAGACGCCGTTCAACGGCGAAGTGCACATCTTCAGCCTCCAGACCGGGATTGAACTCGCCCCTGGCTGCCTCGGATCTGACATTCTCCAGGCCCTCGATCAACTGGGCCGCCTCGCTCTCGCTGATCACGGCGCAACTGCCCAACATGCGGGCATGGGCGATGGAGCCGTCCAGGTCTTGCTGCAGCAGGGTGATGTCAAAACCAATCGAGGCGTTAAAGCGCTCGATCGACGGATGCAGGCCCTGCTCGAAACGCTGGCTCCAGGTAGACGCGGTGGAATCAACAGCCATTCGGGGCTTGGCGCTCAGCGCTAGGCAGGGAATCAGCTTGGCAGGGAGGGCAGCATCAGCTCCTCCTTCACCTTGAGCACCACCATCGAAGCGTCATCGTCGAGCTGCCGGTCTGCCCCCACGAAGCGATCCAACCGGGCAAACAGCTGGTCGAGAATCCCCTGAGCGCCGATGCCGGAGCGGCAGGCCGCCTGCAGCTGGCGCACCAACCGCTCCTCGTCGAAGCGCTCACCGCTAAAGCCGGTGGCCTCGGTCACCCCGTCTGTGTAATAGAGCAGCACATCGCCTGGATCCAGCACGATCTGCTCAAGGCCGTAATCGGCTTCGCTCTGCAAACCAATCAGCAGACCTGGGGCATCAAGGCGCTCCACCTGGTTGCGCTGGCGCCGCCAGATCAAGGGCGGATTGTGGGCCGCATTGGCGTAGCGCAGCAGGTGGGTGCGGGGGTCGTAATCGGAATAAAAGAGGGTCACAAACCGGTGCGACTGGGCCAGATCTTCCTGGGCCAGCTGGTTGAGGTCGTGAAGGATGCGCTCAGGGGAATGGCCGCTCAGCACCTCGGCCCGCAACATGCCGCGCAGCATGGTCATCAGCAGACTTGCCGGCACGCCCTTGCCCATCACATCGCCCATCACCAGCGCCCAGCGGGCCTGTTCGCGGCGGCGGCCCAGCAGCTGGGGGCGGGTGGGGATGAAGTCGTAATAGTCACCGCCCACCTGAAAGGCAGGGCGGCAACGGGCTGCCAGCTCAACGCCATCGATCACCGGACAGCGGTCCGGCAGCAGCTGGGCCTGAATTTCAGCACCGATGCTGAGCTGGCGATCGAGCCGCTCATGGCGCCGCATGGTCTGGAGCAGGGTCTCGTTTTCCAGAGCCACGGCACTGAGATCAGCCACCAGCTGCAGGTGGCGGCGATGCACCTCGCTCCAGGCAAAGCCCTGCCGATTGCTGAAGATGTATAGGCGGCCTCGCTGGAGGCTGCGGGAAACCACCGATGTAGCAACCACCTGGGCTTCGCCCAGCAACCGGCCCACCCGCTGATCAAGCAAGGCCGCCACAGCCGCATCACCGCTGAGAGCTGCCAAATCCCCATCCGCCAACGCCGCCAGCTGGCGCAACAGCTCGGCGCAGGGCTCGGCAGGCGTGGCCTGCAGATACT
Encoded here:
- a CDS encoding RNA recognition motif domain-containing protein, coding for MSIFVGNLPFRAEQEDVAELFAPFGEVSSCSLPLERDTGRKRGFAFVEMGDEAAEAKAVEALQGAELMGRPLRINKAEPRTSGGGGGAGGGGPRRGGYGGGGGGYGGGGGYAGGGGGGGGYNRGSGGGAGGGGGYAGGGDRGSGARGWEDRSYGAGNPAGGDSFDAGRTRRRRSGGGDSGGGGGDFYGGAEG
- the argH gene encoding argininosuccinate lyase, which encodes MAVDSTASTWSQRFEQGLHPSIERFNASIGFDITLLQQDLDGSIAHARMLGSCAVISESEAAQLIEGLENVRSEAARGEFNPGLEAEDVHFAVERRLIELLGPLGKKLHTGRSRNDQVGTDLRLWLRGQIDAIDGGLLRFERALLAQAELHSTVLIPGYTHLQRAQPVCLAHHLLAYIEMAERDRARLADVRGRVNICPLGAAALAGTPVPIDRRQTAAELGFDTIYANSLDAVSDRDFAVEFMAAASLVLVHLSRLSEEVILWASEEFGFIGLTDRCATGSSLMPQKKNPDVPELVRGKSGRVFGHLMGLLTMIKGLPLAYNKDFQEDKEALFDGVRTCLDCLEAMAILFEEGLEFRPQRLEAAVAADFSNATDVADYLVAKGVPFREAYQLVGGLVKGCLAEGILLRDLPLGRWQQLHPAFEADIYEAITPQQVVAARRSEGGTGFDQVEQQLQRNRMRLAC
- a CDS encoding PP2C family protein-serine/threonine phosphatase: MSNKPPPHPVSPQGPALLSAAASLRQLLDSLSREQRRNQELLASLTFALRSFTNLGRFLELVPLVAARLVEAEGAVLVVFHEDGRLWREYLQATPAEPCAELLRQLAALADGDLAALSGDAAVAALLDQRVGRLLGEAQVVATSVVSRSLQRGRLYIFSNRQGFAWSEVHRRHLQLVADLSAVALENETLLQTMRRHERLDRQLSIGAEIQAQLLPDRCPVIDGVELAARCRPAFQVGGDYYDFIPTRPQLLGRRREQARWALVMGDVMGKGVPASLLMTMLRGMLRAEVLSGHSPERILHDLNQLAQEDLAQSHRFVTLFYSDYDPRTHLLRYANAAHNPPLIWRRQRNQVERLDAPGLLIGLQSEADYGLEQIVLDPGDVLLYYTDGVTEATGFSGERFDEERLVRQLQAACRSGIGAQGILDQLFARLDRFVGADRQLDDDASMVVLKVKEELMLPSLPS